The Longimicrobium sp. genome includes a window with the following:
- a CDS encoding TIGR01777 family oxidoreductase, with protein MPHPDPSTTTMRVAVTGSSGLIGAALVERLRRDGHQVVRLVRRPPRAGDEVRWDPESRSVDAAALDGLDAVVHLAGENVAGRWTDEKKRAIRRSRIDSTRLLADALARRAHPPRVLVCASAVGFYGNRRGDEVLHEGSGAGSDFLAGVVREWEEASGPATRAAIRVVNLRFGVVLSARGGALAKMLLPFRLGAGGRIGSGRQWMSWISLDDVVEVTVRAITDDALRGPVNAVAGAATNADFTRALARALHRPAIIPVPPLALKLVYGSEMVDGTLLASQRAEPRRLLEAGHRFHHPELPDAIRAALGKG; from the coding sequence ATGCCCCACCCCGACCCCTCCACCACGACGATGCGCGTGGCAGTCACCGGCTCCTCGGGTCTGATCGGCGCCGCGCTGGTGGAGCGGCTCCGTCGCGACGGGCACCAGGTGGTCCGCCTGGTCCGCCGCCCACCGCGCGCCGGCGACGAGGTGCGCTGGGATCCCGAGTCCCGCTCGGTGGACGCGGCGGCGCTGGACGGCCTGGACGCGGTGGTGCACCTCGCCGGAGAGAACGTCGCAGGGCGCTGGACGGACGAGAAGAAGCGCGCCATCCGCCGCAGCCGCATCGACTCCACCCGGCTGCTGGCGGATGCCCTCGCCCGCCGTGCCCACCCGCCGCGCGTGCTGGTGTGCGCGTCGGCCGTCGGCTTCTACGGCAACCGCCGCGGCGATGAGGTGCTGCACGAGGGGAGTGGCGCCGGGAGCGACTTCCTGGCCGGCGTGGTGCGCGAGTGGGAGGAGGCTTCCGGACCGGCGACCCGCGCCGCCATCCGCGTGGTGAACCTGCGCTTCGGGGTGGTCCTCAGCGCGCGCGGCGGGGCGCTCGCCAAAATGCTCCTCCCCTTCCGCCTGGGTGCCGGCGGGCGCATCGGGAGCGGGCGGCAGTGGATGAGCTGGATCTCGCTCGATGACGTGGTTGAGGTGACGGTGCGGGCCATCACAGACGACGCGCTGCGCGGCCCGGTAAACGCCGTCGCGGGCGCCGCCACGAACGCCGACTTCACGCGGGCACTGGCGCGCGCGCTGCACCGCCCCGCGATCATCCCGGTGCCCCCGCTTGCGCTCAAGCTGGTGTACGGCAGCGAGATGGTGGATGGCACCCTCCTCGCCAGCCAGCGCGCCGAGCCACGCCGCCTCTTGGAAGCCGGCCACCGCTTCCATCACCCCGAGCTCCCCGACGCCATCCGCGCCGCGCTTGGGAAGGGTTAG
- a CDS encoding error-prone DNA polymerase — MGGAAEGAVVRGGLTLLPPSRNAEAGSAAGAPAQIHAHGAVQPFPIPHSPFPNFVELRARSAFSFGDGAVAPETLAERAAELGFSSLALCDAADLGGIIRFALAAKMAGVRPIAGAELRVDGHPVGLLARDEVGFRNLSALVSHARLENGRGEAGVSFEVLAERSGGVHVLTGPATGPIGARILEQRPEEARYELARWRGVFGDRLAVEVQRHHVSGAEGALVDALIETAERARVPWVVTNEPRYLDAEGRRVHDLQTALRHGVDYDTALRRGLLLPNGEWRLKGPAEMARLWQGREAGLEESARIAEQCNFDLRWLRPPLPRFDLPEGHTDDSFLAEKVLEGAIERWGGIDEKQQRQIEHELRVIEKLGFSGFFLIMWDAVRFARRRGILCQGRGSAANSAVAYCLSITAVDPVRHGLLFERFLSEARADGGTEAPDIDVDFEADRREEVLNYVYERYSRQHAAITAVTQMYSAPTAIQDMMRALGYPAEQAFRLSKRLHWAGPAEGADALAGELGQEQGFDAASPRGRALIAAVRAVEGLPRMRSTHPGGFVLSSRPLGEALAIERTTMGRTILQFDKDDLDAAGVPKFDFLGLGGLTAVRIAFDQIERRTGVRPLMYDLPQDDPETFRMISRGDTLGTFQIESRAQIQSIVQTRPERIYDIVVQVALIRPGPIVAHFVKPYTRRRRGVEEVTFPHPDLEPILARTQGIPIFQEQAMAISMALGGYTAMEADELRRTMGNSRKAARLRVQIERLRERMKERGIDAEVAERITEDMRIFANYGFPESHAWSFGLIAYATAYLKAHHPAEFLVGLLNAQPMGFYSPATLVHDAMRHGVEVRAPCLRDGDWDATLEETADPAKPAVRVGWRQIRGMGARAREALREARAEGSFRSIEDLVRRTGFGRADALHLARAGALEAWEPGRHAAAWEALRAAADTLPLAPAHRLPFRARELEGSERIFLDYLATGVSVAGHPVQHLRPRLNRLGAHSSADLHRARPGTHVLVAGLVVARQHPSTSKGTVFVLLEDEWGFINVIVPPALFLEHKEVVKHSPFLLVEGKFEHQGPVLNVVGRRFKRMEAGPLAHTSHDFR; from the coding sequence GATCATCCGCTTCGCGCTGGCGGCGAAGATGGCGGGGGTCAGGCCCATCGCCGGGGCGGAGCTGCGGGTGGATGGGCACCCCGTGGGGCTGCTTGCGCGCGATGAAGTTGGCTTCCGCAACCTTTCTGCGCTCGTGTCGCATGCGCGGCTGGAGAACGGGAGGGGGGAGGCGGGCGTATCGTTCGAGGTGCTGGCGGAGCGGTCGGGGGGGGTGCACGTCCTCACGGGGCCGGCCACGGGGCCGATCGGCGCGCGCATACTGGAGCAGCGGCCGGAAGAGGCGCGCTACGAGCTGGCGCGCTGGCGCGGCGTCTTTGGGGACAGGCTTGCGGTGGAGGTGCAGCGGCACCACGTCTCCGGGGCGGAGGGGGCGCTGGTGGACGCGCTCATCGAGACGGCGGAGAGGGCGAGGGTGCCGTGGGTAGTCACCAACGAGCCGCGCTACCTGGATGCGGAGGGGCGCCGCGTGCACGACCTGCAGACCGCGCTGCGCCACGGGGTGGACTACGACACCGCGCTCCGCCGCGGCCTCCTCCTTCCCAACGGCGAGTGGCGGCTCAAGGGGCCGGCCGAGATGGCGCGGCTCTGGCAGGGGCGCGAGGCCGGGCTGGAGGAGAGCGCGCGCATCGCCGAGCAGTGCAACTTCGACCTGCGCTGGCTGCGCCCTCCCCTTCCCCGCTTCGACCTGCCGGAGGGGCACACGGACGACTCCTTTCTGGCGGAGAAGGTGCTGGAGGGCGCCATCGAGCGCTGGGGCGGAATCGACGAGAAGCAGCAGCGGCAGATCGAGCACGAGCTGCGCGTGATCGAGAAGCTGGGCTTCTCCGGCTTCTTTCTCATCATGTGGGACGCGGTCCGCTTCGCCCGCCGGCGCGGCATCCTGTGCCAGGGGCGCGGGAGCGCGGCCAACTCCGCCGTGGCGTACTGCCTGTCGATCACAGCGGTCGATCCCGTGCGCCACGGCCTCCTCTTCGAGCGCTTCCTCAGCGAGGCGCGCGCCGACGGCGGCACCGAGGCGCCCGACATCGACGTCGACTTCGAGGCCGACCGGCGCGAGGAGGTGCTGAACTACGTCTACGAGAGGTACAGCCGCCAGCACGCCGCCATCACCGCGGTCACGCAGATGTACTCCGCGCCCACCGCCATCCAGGACATGATGCGCGCCCTGGGCTACCCCGCCGAGCAGGCCTTCCGGCTCAGCAAGCGGCTGCACTGGGCCGGCCCCGCCGAGGGCGCCGACGCGCTCGCCGGCGAGCTGGGGCAGGAGCAGGGCTTCGACGCGGCATCCCCCAGGGGACGCGCGCTGATCGCGGCGGTGCGAGCGGTGGAAGGATTGCCGCGCATGCGATCCACCCATCCGGGGGGATTCGTGCTCTCGTCGCGGCCGCTGGGGGAGGCGCTCGCCATCGAGCGCACCACCATGGGGCGCACCATCCTCCAGTTCGACAAGGACGACCTGGACGCGGCGGGAGTCCCCAAGTTCGACTTCCTGGGGCTGGGCGGACTGACGGCGGTGAGGATCGCCTTCGACCAGATCGAGCGCCGCACCGGCGTGCGCCCCCTGATGTACGACCTGCCCCAGGACGATCCCGAGACGTTCCGGATGATCTCGCGCGGCGACACGCTGGGGACCTTCCAGATCGAGAGCCGCGCGCAGATCCAGAGCATCGTGCAGACGCGGCCGGAGCGGATCTACGACATCGTGGTGCAGGTGGCGCTGATCCGCCCGGGCCCCATCGTGGCGCACTTCGTAAAGCCGTACACCCGCCGCCGACGCGGAGTGGAGGAAGTCACCTTTCCGCACCCCGACCTGGAGCCGATCCTCGCGCGCACGCAGGGGATACCCATCTTCCAGGAGCAGGCGATGGCGATCTCCATGGCGCTGGGCGGCTACACGGCGATGGAGGCCGACGAGCTGCGCCGCACCATGGGCAACTCCCGCAAGGCGGCCAGGCTGCGCGTGCAGATCGAGCGGCTTCGCGAGCGGATGAAGGAGCGCGGGATCGACGCGGAGGTGGCGGAGCGCATCACCGAGGACATGCGCATCTTCGCCAACTACGGCTTTCCGGAGAGCCACGCCTGGTCGTTCGGGCTGATCGCCTACGCCACGGCGTACCTCAAGGCGCACCACCCGGCCGAGTTCCTGGTGGGGCTCCTCAACGCGCAGCCGATGGGCTTCTACTCCCCCGCCACACTGGTGCACGACGCCATGCGCCACGGCGTGGAGGTGCGCGCCCCCTGCCTGCGCGACGGCGACTGGGACGCGACGCTGGAGGAGACCGCCGACCCCGCGAAGCCCGCCGTCCGCGTGGGTTGGCGCCAGATCCGCGGGATGGGCGCCAGGGCCCGCGAGGCGCTGCGGGAAGCGCGCGCGGAGGGGTCCTTCCGCTCCATCGAAGACCTGGTGCGCCGCACCGGCTTCGGCCGCGCGGACGCGCTGCACCTGGCGCGCGCGGGGGCGCTGGAGGCGTGGGAGCCCGGCCGCCACGCCGCCGCCTGGGAGGCGCTGCGCGCCGCCGCGGACACGCTCCCGCTCGCCCCGGCCCACCGCCTCCCCTTCCGCGCGCGGGAGCTGGAAGGATCGGAGCGCATCTTCCTGGACTACCTGGCCACGGGGGTCAGCGTCGCGGGCCACCCGGTGCAGCACCTGCGCCCGCGCCTGAACCGCCTGGGCGCCCACTCCAGCGCGGACCTGCACCGCGCGCGGCCCGGGACGCACGTGCTGGTGGCGGGGCTGGTGGTGGCGCGGCAGCACCCCTCCACCTCCAAGGGCACGGTGTTCGTGCTGCTGGAGGACGAGTGGGGCTTCATCAACGTGATCGTCCCCCCCGCGCTCTTCCTGGAGCACAAGGAGGTGGTGAAGCACTCCCCCTTCCTGCTGGTGGAGGGGAAGTTCGAGCACCAGGGCCCGGTGCTCAACGTCGTCGGCCGCCGCTTCAAGCGCATGGAGGCGGGCCCGCTGGCGCACACGTCGCACGATTTCCGGTGA
- a CDS encoding XRE family transcriptional regulator, producing MRQARRLSQEALAQVLGTNQAGVSKMERRADMYVSTLRRYLRAMGGDLEITARFPHGSVRINQFEDLGGPSESGTAEM from the coding sequence CTGCGTCAGGCGCGGCGATTGTCGCAGGAAGCGCTGGCGCAGGTGCTCGGCACGAACCAGGCGGGGGTTTCCAAGATGGAGCGGCGCGCGGACATGTACGTGAGCACCCTGCGCCGGTACCTGCGTGCCATGGGCGGCGACCTCGAGATCACCGCGCGGTTCCCCCATGGCTCCGTCCGGATCAACCAGTTCGAAGATCTCGGCGGCCCATCCGAGTCCGGCACCGCGGAAATGTGA